In Phycisphaerae bacterium RAS1, the genomic window GCAGCCCGCCGCGCAGCGCCGCCACCACGTACCGATCGATCAGGTGCGGCTTCAGCCGCGGCTGGGCCACGCTGGCCACGATCACGAGCTGATCGGCATTCGCGGCGATGACATGCTGCCGCCCTCCGGCGATCCCCAGGCGTGCCGTGTCATGCCCGGCCCGCACTCGTCGCGACAGCAGCGACCGCCGCGGCTCGACGCGCTCAATCACGCCGACGTGTTGCCCGTCGTGACAGCCCGACAGGTCGGCGAACCACACGCCATCCCCGACCGTCACCGGCCCACGCTCCTCGATCAGCATCGTGCGCAGCACGCGGCGGATCGTGCACATCCAGACGCCGCCGCCGTCGTCGACGCTGCACACCGCTCCATGCACCTCGGTGATCGTGCCGCGCTTCCAGAGCGATTCGTCGATGAGCGGCGCGTTCTGATCATCGACGATGATCGTCCGCCGGCGCGACAGCTCCCCCTTGGCCCCCATCGACTCGTGCGAGCTCGCGTCCATCGCCGCATCGTCTCCGACCCTGAAACGGCGCGTCAGGTTCTCGCCGCGAGCCCGTGCCTGGCGGTTCTTGCGGAAATCAACGCGGACCTTCCGGCCGGATTTCTTCGCCATGCGCACATGATAGGCCTGCGGAATGCGGGCAGGAAATCTCCACGGCCGGAACCGCCGAAAGTGATCGCCGCGAAATCCAACCGGCCGGCGACTGCGTATCCCATGCGACCGCGCGCCGCCGCAGGCGCGCACACAACCTGAAATTGCCAAGGAGCATGCGATGCGATTTAACCGTCCGTCCCGGCTGGCCGGACTCGTGCTGGGGACCGCCGCCGCGGCCATCCCCGCCAGCGCCTCCAGCCACCGCGAGGCCCCCTTCGTCACCGAGCACCCCAAGGTCGATGCAACCGATTTCTACATGTTCCGCAGCTACGAGCCTGGCCGCGAGGACCACGTGGTGCTGATCGCCAACTACGTGCCGTTCGAAACGCAGTATGGCGGGCCAAACTATTTCCAGCTCGATCCGAACGCGCTGTACGAAATCCTGATTGACAACAACGGCGACGCCCGTGAAGACCTCACGTTTCAGTTCCGCTTCAACAGCGAACTGCGCGACATCGCTCTGCCGATCGGCCCGCCCGGCGCTGCGAAGATGGTCAGCATCCCACTGGTCAACGCGGGCCAGATCAGCGCCGACGACATGTCGGTTCAGAATGTGCTCGAACGCTACGAGGTCACGCTGGTCCGCGGCGACCGCCGCAGCGGACAGCGCCGCCCGGTCGAGACGACCAGCGGCGCCCGCCGCCTCAGCAAGCCGTTCGACAATATCGGCGCCAAGTCGATCCCGAACTACGAGGACTACGCTCGCCGCTTCATCTACAACATCCGCATCCCCGGCTGCGACCAGACCGGCCGCGTGTTCGTGGGCCAGCGCAAGGACCCCTTCGTCGTGAACCTGGGCGAGACGTTCGACCTCGTCAACATCACCAACCCGCTCGGAGCGGTGGACGCGGAGGCGGACGACCTGGCCGACGACAACATCACCTCGATCATCCTGGAGCTGCCGATCGCGTGCCTGACGACGGCCGGCAATCCGACCATCGGCGCGTGGACCGCCGCCAGCCTGCGCCAGGCGCGCGTGCTGGATCGCACGCCGAACTTCGACCGCCCGGCGATCGAGGGCGGGGCGTGGGTGCAGGTGTCGCGGCTCAGCGCACCGCTGGTGAACGAGGTGGTCATCGGCCTGAAGGACAAGAATCGCTTCAACGCCAGCGAGCCGAAGGACGACGGCCAGTTCGCTGATTACGTAACGCATCCGACCCTGCCGGCGCTGCTCGAAATCCTGTTCGGTGCGGCCGGCGTCCGCGCACCGACCGCTTTTCCGCGCACCGACCTGGTCGCCGCGTTTCTGACCGGCGTCGACGGATTGAACGTCAACGGCTCGACGGCGGAGATGCTGCGGCTCAATACGAGCATCGCGCCACAGCCGGCCAGCATGCAGAACAACCTGGGCGTCATCGGAGGCGACACCGCCGGCTTCCCCAACGGCCGCCGTCCGGGAGACGACGTGGTCGACATCGAGCTGCGTGTGGCGATGGGCATCCTGCTGCCGGCGGCCGATGCGCCCAGCGGTCAGCTTCCATTCACCGACGGCGCGATCGTCGATGCGAGCTTTTTCGATACACGCTTCCCCTTCCTGCGGACGCCCGTGTCCAGCTCGCCGAACATGACGCCGTAATTGCCGTGCATGATCCGATCCGAGCCGCGACCGTGAGGGAGCGGTTCCGAGAACTTCGCAAGCACCAAATGCTTACGCGCGCGGCTCGGAATGAACCGACGGTTACGGGACAGCCTCTACAAGAAACAGAACAGAGGATCTGGACAATGCGACACCTGAGACACTGGGTACTTTCCGCGATGGCGCTCGCCGGACTGGCCGGCGCTGGCGGTTGTCCGCTGACCAATCCGACTGCCGACGGCAGCACTGGCAATGGCAACGTCAACGACAACACCGGAACCGACAAGGATGCCGGCGGCACGACGCAAGTCAAGCTCGATGCGTTCGTCAAGATACTGCTCAACATGACCAGCGATGACGCCGAGCCGGTCGACGTGGACGCGACGACATTCCGGATTGACGAAGACGCGGCCGCGTTCGACGATTTGTTCGAGGGCAAATGACCGACCCCGCACCGCCGGCCCGCTGACTTCAAGGAGCAACCCAAGATGACCTCGAGACGCACCACCGCTCGAACAACCGCCTTTTTTTCCGCGATGGTGTCGCTGTCATGCGCCGCCCGCGCCCACGACTTCTGGATCGAACCCTCCTCGTTCAGGCCGGCCGGCGGCGAGGCGATACGAATCGCCTTGCGCGTCGGCGAGCAGTTCGACGGCGAGGCCGTGAAGCGCAACGACGAGAAGATCGAGCGTTTCGTCATCCTCGGCCCGGAAGGCGAGAAGCCCGTCGCCGGCCGCGACGGCGCCGACCCGGCCGGGCTGGCGCGCTGCGACAAGCCTGGCGGCTACGTGGTTCTCTACCGCAGCCGGCGCTCGTCGATCGAGCTTGAGGCCGCCAAGTTCGAAAGCTATCTGCGCGAGGAGGGATTGGAGGCGATCATCGCGCAGCGCGCCGCCGCCGGGCAGAGCGACAAGCCGGGCCGCGAGGTCTATTCGCGCTGCGCCAAGGCGCTCATCCGAGTCGGCGACGGCCCGCAGGCGGACCGCCGTGCAGGCCTGCCGCTCGAACTCATCGCACTCGACGCCGCCTCCAAGGCCGGCGCCGGCGCTTCATTTGAGCTGTTGTACGACGGCAAGCCCCTCGCGGGCGCGCGGGTCTGCGCACTTCGCAAAGGCGCCGGCGACCAGGAACTGTCCGTTCGCACCGACGCCGCGGGCAGGGTCGAGTTCAAGCTCGACCAACCCGGCGTGTGGCTCATCAAGGCGGTTCACATGACACGCGCCCCGGCCGACGCCAACGCCGACTGGGAAAGCCTCTGGGCGACGCTGACGTTCGAGAAGTAGCAGTCACCCCGTGACTGCGTTGCGATCCGAGCCGCGCGCGTAAGCACGCGGTTCTCCAAACCCCCACCGGCGTTTCTATCCGAGCCGCGCGCGTGAGCAAGCGGTTCTCCAAACCTCCACTCCCTCACGGTCGCGGCTCGGAAAAAACACGCCCCCTTACGGCCCTTACCGCCGCGGCTCGGAACGAGCTCGCTCCATCAAATAAAAAAGAAGCACCCAGCATCTTCCTGCCCGCCGGCTGCGTGAGCCGGATCGGCGTCACGTCGCCCGGCGTGCGGGCCGCGCAGAATCGCGCGGAAAGAGGCTGCGTGCTTCGCGTCGTGAAGATCGGCTGGTGATTCGGACGTCAATCGACTGTTCTTAACAAGCCGCGCCGCTTGCTACAGCAGGCGCGACTTCAGTGGCGCGTTTCGATCGCAAGGCAGAAGCGCCATACACTCGCGTGCGGCGCCGCCAACCCGGCTAATCGTGTTCAGAATGTCGCATAAGATCGTCCGCATCACGCGCGTCTCCCGACTACTTGCCCTTCTTCTTGGCCTTCTTCTTGGCCTTCTTCTTAGCCATCTGGCTACCTCGCAAAAAGGGAAACGGAATTGTCACGCCAACGTAGGCGTGCTCACTCGATCGTCAAAGCGGACGCTGACACGCTTGCTGACCCCCGGCTCTTCCATCGTAATGCCGTAGAGCACATCCGCATGCTGCATCGTCCGCTTGCTGTGCGTAATCACGACGAACTGCGTCCGCGCCAAAAACTCCGTCAGCACGCCATTAAAGCGATCCACGTTCGCTTCGTCCAGTGCCGCGTCGACTTCATCCAGAATTGCGAACGGCGATGGTTTACTCTTGAACACCGCCATGATCAAGGCCACCGCGGTCATCGTCTTCTCGCCGCCCGACAAAAGCGAGATCGATTGCGGCTCTTTTCCCGGCGGACGAGCGATGATCTCGATCCCGCACTCCAGCGGCTTTTCCGGATCTTCCAGAATGACGTCCGCCTTTCCGCCGCCGAAGAGCCGCCGAAACATGTCCCGAAAATTTTCGCGGATTTCGGCGAACGCCGCGCTGAATCGCGCCGTCGACTCCGCGTCCAGCTCGCGAATCAACGCGTCGAGCCGCTCCACCGAGCTGTTCAGGTCGTCGCGCTGCGCGATCAGGTTCTCATAGCGCGGCGTCAGTTCTTCCAGCTCCGCAATCGCGTCGAGGTTCACGTTGCCCAGCCGCGAGATCTTTCCGCGCAGCTCCTCGATCTCGCCGCGGATCGCCTCCCAGTCCTGCTCGCTGTGCTGGTAGGTCGCGACCTGCGCCGCCAGGTCGACGCCCAGCTCGTCGCGCACGCGGACCGCCAGGCCGTCGGCGCGCACCTCAATCTCGCGCAGCGACACCTCGCAGCCGCGCAGCTCTTCGTCCGTCGCTTCGATCTGCCGGTGCAGCTCCCGGGCCGCCGCGCCGCACTGCTCGATCCGCTCGCGCACCGCCTGCCGCTCGGTCCGCAGCTCCAGCGCCTCCGCCTGTTTCTGCTCGCACGCCGGGATGCACGCCTCGCGCCGCTGGCGCGCGTCCAGCAGCTCGCTCCGCGCCGCGTCGATCTGCCGCAGCGACTCGGCCGCGTCGCGCTCGGCGCTGCCCTGCTCAGACAGGAGCGTCTTCAGACTCGTTTCCAGCGCCGCCGCCGCCGCCTCGGCCGCGGACCGCTTTTCGGAGAGGCGCCCGGCCTCGACCAGCGTCTGTGTGTGCGCCGCCGACGCACCGGCCAGCAGCGCGTCCAGCCGCTCGAGTTCCGCCGCCAGGGCCGCCGCCTGCGACTCGTGCGATTCCTGAACGCCGCGCGCCTCGGCGAGCTGCGTCCGGAGCGCTTCAAATTGTGCGCCCAGCTCGCTCAGCGTGCGCCCCAGGCTGGCGAGTTCCGAATCCAATCCGCCGCTTTCGCGCTCGGCGCGCGCCAGCTCGTCATCGATCCGCGCCAGCGTGCTGCGGGCCTCGGACGTGTCGCGCTGCGCCGCGGCGATTTCGGCCAGGGCGCTGTCCCGCTGCAGATGGACGTCGGATGCGGTCGCAGCCAGCTCGCTCCGCGCCCGCTGTGCGTGAACCAGGCTGGCCTCGATCTGCTCGATCTCGCGCTGATGCTGCCGAATCTCGGCTCGGCGCGTAAAGAGGCCCGGCGCGGCGGCGGCGCCGCCGACCAGGATGCGTCCGTTGGCGCCGATTGCGTCACCGTCGAGCGTGACGAAGACGTATCCCTCGGGCGC contains:
- a CDS encoding Nickel uptake substrate-specific transmembrane region, whose amino-acid sequence is MTSRRTTARTTAFFSAMVSLSCAARAHDFWIEPSSFRPAGGEAIRIALRVGEQFDGEAVKRNDEKIERFVILGPEGEKPVAGRDGADPAGLARCDKPGGYVVLYRSRRSSIELEAAKFESYLREEGLEAIIAQRAAAGQSDKPGREVYSRCAKALIRVGDGPQADRRAGLPLELIALDAASKAGAGASFELLYDGKPLAGARVCALRKGAGDQELSVRTDAAGRVEFKLDQPGVWLIKAVHMTRAPADANADWESLWATLTFEK